CCGACGACTAATTACGTGGGAATAAATAGTTTGTGGATAGAAGTCAATCCATTGAGCCATCCGCAAACACGCTTAGAGCAATATCATTTTAACAACATTGCAAAAATTGCATTTTTTGTTGGCACGGATCATATCAATCCGATTATGGATGTAACTTTTGATGGCGTCCATATTCTCAACAACGATATTGTTTCGGCAAAACCAAATATCTTAATAGGATTGAAAGATGAAAATAAATTTTTGGCATTAAACGATACGTCTGATTTTGCCGTTTATATCCGAAACACCAATCAAGCCACATCGCAGCGCGTATATTTCGGACCGCAAATGACTTTTCAGAAAGCAGTATTGCCGAATAACAGTTGTAAAATTAATTATATGCCTTCTTTTTCTGGAGATGGAACGTATGAATTATCGGTGCAAGCGACAGACCGATCGAGTAATTCATCTGGAACAAATAATTATAAAATAGATTTTCAGGTAATTAATAAACCGATGATTACCAATATGTTAAATTATCCAAATCCATTTTCTACTTCTACTCGATTTGTCTTTACACTTACAGGTTCTGAAATTCCTCAAAACATCGAAATACAAATCATGACTATCACTGGGAAAATTGTGAAAGAAATTTCAGCATCCGAATTAGGTTCTTTACACATTGGCAGGAATATTACAGAATACGCTTGGAATGGGAAAGATGAATTTGGCGATCGCTTAGCGAATGGCGTTTATCTATACCGTGTGATTACGCAACTGAACGGGAGCGAAATGCAAAATATGCAAACCGATGCTGATAAGTATTTCACGAAAGGATTTGGTAAAATGTATTTGATTCATTAAGCACAAAAAAAGGGTTTGAAAAATTAATTTTTCAAACCCTTTTTTTAATGAAAATAATTACGCTTTTACTTTTGAAAGAATCGGAAATTTAAGTTGTGCGTAAAAGAAACTTCCGAATAATACAGCGTTGAAAAAAAGATCTCCGCAAACCGTTCTTCCAAAAAATGGAATTCCTGAAACGTAGGTGGTTAATAATCCTGCTGATCCAGCCAGAAAACCTGTTTGTGCCCAAACTCCAAAATTGGTAATGGCAAAAAATAAAATAGAACTGAGTAACGACAAAGCAATAATGTTTCCTGCTTTCGTGGTGTTGCGCATTTGAATTCCAATAACCGAAATCAATGCAAAACTTCCGTAAACAAAAATCATTGTGTTGTGAAAGCCTGTTCCGCTGATTAATTGTAACATAACATCGCTTAAAAACATCGCCAATAAAGGAATTATAAAAGCTAATTTTTTATTTTCGAAACGCATTCCACCAAAAAGTGCAATGGCTCCAATAGGCGTAAAATTGTACGGATGCGGCAATAAACGAGTTAAAGCGGCTGCAAAAACAGCCGCAGAAATAAAAATAAAACGAGGGTTTACAATGGTTTTCATGATCGAAAAATTTATTTTTTAAAACATCAAAAACTTAAGTAGCTTTAATTTCTTTTAAACCAATCATTTTTTCTGTTTCGGTATCCCAAATTTTAAGTCGGAAACAAGCAATGATATCTTTTATTTTAAGAGAAGTTGTTTTGGGATGTTGCAATTCTGGAACTTTTTTCATCGCCTCAGGCAATCTGTAAAAAGGAATTTTTGCATTGATGTGATGAATGTGATGATAACCGATATTGGCAGTAAACCAATTCATAATACGGCTCATTTTCATATAACTGGAAGATGCCAAAGCTGCATTTTCATACGTCCATTTAGCGTTTTGTTTAAACATTACGCCAGGGAAATTGTGTTGTGCATAAAATAAATAAGATCCCAAAGCAAAAGCGATGGTAAAAGGAAGAATCATCACCAATAAAAAGGTAAGCCAACCAAAAAACCAAACCAATAAAAACGCGGCGGTAAAATGTAAAATAATAGTAATTAAGGAATCATAATGACGTTTTGGGCTACTTATAAAAGAACTTACACACATTCCGTAAAAGAAAACAGTTAAATAACCCAAGGCAATCGTGATCGGGTGGCGCGATGCAAGATAAGATAAACGTTGTAATTTAGTCGAATTGAGATACCTTTCCTTCGTCATAATAGGGTAAGAACCCACGCTGGCGCTGAAAAGTTTAGAGTTGTGTTTGTGATGATAATTGTGCGAACGCTTCCAAATGCTGGGAGGAGCGAGGATATACATACCTACTACTTCCATAAACAATTTTGCCGTTTTTGATTTACGAAGAATGGTTCCGTGTTGGAAATCATGGTAAATCACAAAGGTTCTACCAATCAATAAACCACTCAAAATGCTCAGTGCTATCCGTATAAAGATATTGAGATGCGCAAAGGTGAGTGTTACCGAAGCGGCAAGGAAAAGTATGGTGCTGAGTGTATAAAGCCAACTTTTAAATTTACTTTCGTTCGTAAACTCCTTGGTTGCTTTTATAAGTTCTTTTGCTGTTAGCATATTCATAACAATAAGATTGTTAATTATAAGAAGACAAAGATACGCATTTATATTTTCTTTCAAAAATCGGACATGTTTTTTTATGCACAGTTTTAGGTGTTGAAAAAAGGCATTCGAAAAATTAATTTTTCGAAACACTATTTTGCATTCAATTTAGTATCGTTACTTTTGCGAGGTAGCTAATTAACTGTTATTTATCTTTCATTTTTATGAAAACTACCGAAGATTCTTCTCCTTATCAGTCGCTCGAAAAAATGCCTGTTCGAGAATTACTTATCAACATGAATAAGGAGGATAAAACGGTTCCCGATGCCATTCAAAAAGCCATTCCACAAATCGAAAAATTAATTTCTCAAGCTCTTAAAAAAATGAAAAAAGGCGGCAGATTATTTTACATCGGTTCTGGAACCAGCGGCAGATTGGGCATTGTGGATGCGTCGGAATGTCCACCAACGTATGGCGTAGCGCAAGGCGTGGTGGTTGGTATTATTGCTGGCGGAGATAGTGCCATTCGTAAAGCTGTGGAATTTGCAGAAGACGACGAAACGCAAGGTTGGAAAGATTTGTTGAAACATAAAATTACTGAAAATGATACCGTTATCGGGATTACGGCTTCTGGCTCAACGCCTTATGTTGTGGGCGTTTTAAAGAAATGTACCGAAAAAAAAATTCTGACAGCTTGTATTACGTGTAATAAAAAATCAGTGGTAGCAAAGCTTGCCGATTGTCCGATTGAAGTAATTGTAGGACCGGAATTTGTAACGGGCAGCACGCGCATGAAATCTGGCACGGCGCAAAAATTAGTGTTGAACATGATTTCTACTTCCTTGATGATACAACTCGGTCATGTAAAGGGAAACCGAATGGTAGACATGCAATTGAGCAACAATAAATTAATTGATCGCGGCACAAAAATGATCGCGGAAGCGCTTTCTGTTTCGTATGAAAAAGCAAATGCTTTACTCCTAAAACACGGTAGCGTGAGGAAAGCAGTAGATTTTGTTCAAAAAAAGTCTTTAAAAAATTAATTTTTCGAAGCAAATATTTATGCAAGATATTGAGCCATTTTACAATTGGAGACATCTGTACATCGCGGAAGAAGATACGCTGTCGCCCTTTTATGGCAGGGAATACAGCGAGTTTGAATATTCTCATACTATTTATAATTATTACATTCATCCGCAGTGGGACGATTTTGGTTCACCTACATTGGTGATGAAAATTATTTTTGTGGATTACGATCAAAACTATGCTGTGATTGAATTGTTGGGTGAATGGAACGATGCCATCAACAATGATATTATGCTTTTAAAGCGCGATATCATTGAACATTTAATGGAAAATGGGATCCGAAAATTTATGTTGATTGGCGAAAATGTATTGAATTTTCACGCGTCCGACGATTGTTATTACGAAGAATGGTTTGATGAAATTGAAGACGGTTGGATTGCTTTGATAAATTTCAGAAGCCACGTTATTAAAGAGTTCCAGCGCGAAAATATTGATTATTTTTTAGTTGCTGGCGGCGAATTAAATCAAATGGATTGGCGTACCCACGCTCCGCAAACTTTATTTGAAAACATCGAACACCTTGTTCAGAAAAGAATTGGTTAATCTAAAATGTAAAATTCTTACGTTCAAAAAATTAATTTTTCAAATGCATTTTAATCAACTTGCCATTCAATCGGTTTTAATCCATTTGTTGTCAGTAATTGATTTGTTTTTGAAAAGTGTTTGCAACCAAAAAATCCGTTGTATGCGGAAAATGGAGAAGGATGTGCAGCTTTTAAAACGTGGTGTTTTGTGGTATCAATTAATTCTTCTTTGGCTTGTGCGTATTTTCCCCAAAGTAAAAAAATCAATCCTTTTTTACGTGCGGATAATTCCCCGATTGCTGTATCTGTAAAGTGTTCCCAGCCTCTTTTTTGATGTGCTCCAGCTTCATTTTCTCTTACTGTAAGTGTTGCGTTTAATAATAAAATGCCTTGATCTGCCCAAGGTTCCAAGTTTCCTGTTTTTGGAAAAGGAATATTTATATCAGCAACTAATTCTTTAAAAATATTGACAAGCGACGGTGGTTGTTTGATTCCGTTGCTTACGGAAAAACAAAGTCCGTTGGCTTGTCCGTAGCCGTGGTAGGGATCTTGTCCGATAATAACCACTTTTACTTTTTCGAAAGGCGTACGATTGAAGGCTGAAAAAATTAATTTTCCAGGAGGAAAAATTCGATGCTTTTTTTTCTCTTCCATCAAAAATAATTTTAATTCCTTAAAATAATTGGCATTGAATTCGTCTGCCAATATAGCCTTCCAACTTTTTTCAATCTCTGGTTCTGTTTTCTCATTCATAAAAATATTTTTTTAAAAATAACTGATAATTCCAAAATGTATTTTACCAGATCGTATATCAATCGGGTTGTTAAATTGCTTTCCGAGCGCGTAACTGATGGAGAAAATACCGGCTTTTGTTTCAAAACTAATTCCTCCGCCAAAACCAAAAGGAGTATCCCAGATATTGTGATTAATGCTTTGATTTTGATAATAAGCTTGATCAAAAAATCCGTATAAATAGGAATTTTGTTCCAATAAATAATGGTATTCGATGGTGGCGATTGCGTAGGAAGAGGCATAAATAGATTGTTCGTCAAAGCCTCTCAATGCGTGCAATCCGCCAATGCGGAATAAATCACTTTGAAAAAGAGAGGATCCATACAAATAAGCAGCTTGCAAACCGTATTGGATAGCGCTTCTAACACCGACAGGTTGAAAAAAAACGGCAGTTAAATCGGCATTGTATTGGTTAGACGAAAGTTTTAAATCCTGATAAACAATCGGATTCAGATTCGGGTTTATTTTAATGGTTTTTGAGCCAGCCGCAATATCTGCGTTCAGTGCAAATCCTCTTCTCGGATTTAAACGATAATCCAAACGCTCTGTTTTATAGCCAATTCCGTATAAATAAGCGGTATTGTCTGCATAAGGAGGTAAAACAGTTTGAAATTCTAACCCGCTCGTAGAAAGCAATGTGGAGCTTTTGTTCTCGACAAAAACCTTAAAGTAATCACCACCTGTTAATAAATATTGAAGCGCAAAATTTTGATCTACTTGCAGATAAGTGGAATCTTGTTTGTACAATTTTAAGCCATAGGAAACTCCGAATGGGGTTGAAAAAAGAAAAGGATACGACAATTGAGTGATTAAATTTTGCGTTGCAGCTCGTAATCGTTGCCAATTCAAATCAATTTGCTCGCCTTTGCCAATGGCATTTTGAAGATTGAGTTGAACATCTCCCGTCAAAATTAATTTTCCAGTATTCGGATCGGGTAAAAAACCAATAATACCATCAAATTTACTTGCTTTTTTAGCTGTTAGAAATAAATATATTTTAGTGTCTTTGTCTGAAAAAATAATTTTCAAAGGCTTTGTTTCACTTACAAAAGCAAGCTCTCGCAGTCGCGCCGAAATTTTTTTAACAACCAATTCGTTATACACATCACCAGGTCGGATGTTCAAATAATTGTATAAATAACGAGTCGAGATTTTCGCATTTCCTTTTACAATGATGCTGTCAATATGTATGAGTTTATTTTTTGTGAGGTTTAACTTTGCAGAGAGAGAGTTATTATTAATATCTATGCTGTCTAATTTTACACTGGCAAAAGGAAATCCGTTGTTTTCGGCATAAGCCAGAATTTTTTCCTGAATTTTTACGATGTCTTTAAAATAAAGTGCTTTATTGGAATATATTTTTTCGCGAAAGCCGATTTGGCTCAAAATAGCTTCGCTTACATTTCCTTTGCCCAATTTTGCCCATTTATATAATTCTCCCGTAGTGATATAAGCGGTTAATCGGTTGCTGTCTTGCACCATACTATCCAAAGATGCCGCTAAATAAGCTTCATCGTATAAACGAAATAAGATTGTTCCAATTTCTTTTTTTCTATCATCGGTATTTAGAAATGCCTTTTGAAATTTAATTTTTGAAACAATTTGGTTGTCTGAATGCACTTCCAAAAAATAATTTTTTGAAGTTTCTGGTTTTAGATTTTTTTGCGCTTCCGCTTGAAATCCTTTTAAACACAGTAAGGAAAGTATAGTTATTTTAAAAAATAGTTTCAAGAAATAAAAAATAAATTAGAAAAATAATTTTTGGCACAGCATTTGCAAACTTCTCAACAGAACGTAAAATTTAAAGAAATAGTCTTCATTACTTCTTCATCTTAAACGTTTTATTTTGAACTAAAATTAATTAAAAATAAACTTTAAAAACCAAAAACCATGAAAATTAAAAATTTAATTGCAGCAGGTGCATTGTTAGTAGCATTCACCTTTGTAGGAACAACTGTTGTTGCACAAACAGCTCAACAAGATCAAAAAGCAATCAATCATGAACAAAACAAAAAAGCAAAAAACATTGCTCAAAGAGATCGCGCGGAGAAAAACGGACATCCGAAACAAGCCGTAAAAGATGAGAAAAAAATTCATCAAGACAACAAAGCGATTCATCACGATCGTAAAGAAAAAAAGGCAGCTGAAAAGAAATAAAAATTAGCTCAGCAAAAAAAGCGACCAGAAATGGTCGCTTTTTTTATGCCGTTAAAATTGTTTTTTGATTGTTATCAGCATTTTTGTTCACAAATAAAAGTGCTGTCATAAGCCTCCAACTGAATGGTTGTATGAGAAATATGAAAATGATGTGTTAATTCTTTTCGTACATTTAATAAAAACTGATCGCTCACTTTTTCTTTTATCACCAAATGTGCGGTAAGTGCATTTTCTTTCGTGCTCAATGCCCAAATGTGTAAATCGTGGATGTCGGAAACTTCGTGTAAATTCAATAAAAATTGACGAATTTTTTCGCTGTTAATTTCATCTGGAACACCGTCCAAAGACAATCGCAACGAGTCTTTTAACAAACCATAAGTACTCCAAACAATAAGAATACAAATCACTAAACTCATCGCGGTATCTACCCATTCATAACCTGTATAAATAATTAAAATGCCCGAAATCACTACACCTAATGACACAATCGCATCGCTCGCCATGTGTAAATAAGCACCTTTTATGTTTAAATCACTGTCTTTGTCTCTCAAAAAAAGCAGCGCCGTTGCGCCATTGACAAGTATTCCAGCAAAAGCCACCATCGAAATTAATTTCCCTTCCACCGTGTGAGGCGCGTGTATTCGACTGATGGCTTCCCAAGCTATAGCGCCCACACCGATTAATAATAAGGAAGCATTTGCCAATGCCACTAAAACCGTAGTTTTCCCGTAACCGTAGGTGTATTTCGAATTGGGTTTTCGCTTGGATAATTTTTCGGCAACTACTACCATAATTAATCCGGCTACATCTCCAAAATTATGTCCTGCATCCGTTAATAATGCTAAGGAATTGCTGATAAAACCCGCAATAATTTCAATCACAACAAAAGATGCATTTAAAAAAATACCTATCAGAAATAGTTTTGTAATGTTTGCTGGATGAGCGTGGTGATGCCCATGTCCGTGATGACTGTGGTCGTGATGTTCGTGCGAATGATCGTGATGTTCCAAGATAAAAAATATTTTTTCAAAGATATAAATTTAAACAGCCGCTACGAAGTTTACAGAACTGCTATATTTGTAAACCTGAAAATGAAAATTTTAATTCTCACACAATATTTTCCGCCCGAAGTAGGCGCGCCTCAAAACCGTTTATTTGAGTTGGCGGTCCGTTTGCAAAAATTGGGTGCAGAAATTAGCGTATTAACAGCGATGCCGAATTATCCGCAAATGCAGATATACAAAGCATATCAAGGAAAAAAATATTTTTTTGAAGAGATGAATGGATTAAAAATTCACCGTTCCTGGATTTATGTAAGTTCAAGTAAATCAATTGTTCCACGACTGATGAATTATTTTTCATTCGTTTTTTCTTCGATGTGGATAGGTTGTTTTAAATTGGAAAAATTTGATTTCGTTTTATGTGAATCTCCACCTTTATTTTTGGGAATTACGGCGTATGTATTGAAGAAAATAAAACGTTCGAAATTAATTTTTAATGTATCCGATTTATGGCCCGAAAGCGCTGAGAAATTAGGGCTTGTAAAAAATAAATTTTTACTTTCTTTATCTTCTAAGTTAGAAGAATTTATGTATCGAAAATCCGAATTAATTAGCGGGCAAACTCAAGGGATTGTAAAAAATATTTCGGATCGCTTTCCTGAAAAAAAGATTTTCTGGTTGCCGAATGGAGTGGATTTGAGTTTTTATAAATACGATGAAATTGATGCTGAAAAATGGCGTCAAAAAAATAATTTTTCGAATACTGATTTTATTCTTTTGTATGCCGGAATTATTGGTCATGCGCAAGGTTTAGAAGTAATTTTAAAAGCAGCTGAAAAATTAAAATTACATCCGAAAATAAAATTTATTTTACTTGGCAGCGGACCTGAAAAAATAAATTTAGAGCAATTAAAAAATCAATTACAACTCGAAAATGTTTTCTTTTTTGATGTCGTTGCAAAAACGGAAATGCCCGAGATTATTGCTACTTCGGACGTTTCGATTATTCCGCTTAAAAAATTAGATTTATTTAAAGGCGCTATTCCATCAAAAATATTTGAAAATTTAGCGATGAAAAAAGCCATTTTACTCGGCGTAGAAGGTGAAGCGAAAGAATTATTTATCGACGAAGGAAAATGCGGCTTGGCTTTTATTCCCGAAGACAGCGCCGATTTGGCGAATAAAATTTTAGAACTTTACAACCATCCAATATCTTTGAAAACCTTTGGTGAAAACGGTTACAATTATGTTCAGAAAAAATTTACACGCGATAAAATTGCAACAGATTTTTGGAATTTTATCAATTTGAATCAATAAAAATGATAGAACAACGCATGTTTTGGCACAAACGCATTCACTATTTTTTAGTGCTACTAATTGCTTGTGCATTATCTTCGGTACTTATAACGCCTGTTTTTATTGTGCTGTTGTGTATCAATTGGGTGGCAGAAGGTAATTTCAAAAAAAAGTTTTCCGACAACAAAAATAAGAGCATCGCATTTTTATTTTGTTCCTTGTTATTTGTGTACATGATTGGGCTGTTGCACACCACGAATATGCAAGCGGGCTGGTTTGACATTCAAGTGAAGTGTTCGCTTTTTATTTTTCCACTGCTTTTAGCGAGTTCTACTTTTACGAAAAAAGAAAGAGAAACTATTTTGTTGTCTTTTATTATCGGATGTTTTATTGCGGTGCTCATTTGCTTGACAAACGCAGTGTATCGCTATTTTGTCTTCTCAGAAAATAATTTTTTCTATGAATCTTTTTCAAATATTATTCATTTGCATCCGAGTTATTTTTCGATGTTTTTAAATACAGCCAATGCATTTTTACTTTTATATTCTCTGAAAAACCAAACTGTTTTATCGAAATCAAAAAAGGTTTTAATTGCGTTTATTGTATTATTTTTTGCGATAATCATTGCATTGCTTTCTTCTAAAATGGGCATTATCACGCTGATTTTACTCGTGTTTTTATATTTTATTTTTTACATTATTCAACACAAAAAAATAATTTTCGGATTGGCAGGAATTGGTATTTTGATTTTATTGTTTTTCACAATGCTGAAATTTGTTCCTGAAATAAAAGGTAGAATCTATGGATTGGTAAGTGTTGTAAGCGATAAAAATTCAATTACCAATTCAGATTCAGAAAGTACTGGCGTACGCATTTTGGTGTGGGGCGCGACGAAAGACGTAATCAAAGAGCATTTTTGGACAGGTGCTGGAACGGGCGATGTAAAAGCGGTGTTGATGGAAAAATACAAACAGAAAGGTTTAACCGGCGCTTATGAACATCAATTAAACTCGCATAACCAGTATTTGCAGACGTTTGCAACGCTTGGTATTTTTGGCTTTCTAATTTTACTGGCTAATTTT
This genomic stretch from Bacteroidia bacterium harbors:
- a CDS encoding DUF6580 family putative transport protein, with product MKTIVNPRFIFISAAVFAAALTRLLPHPYNFTPIGAIALFGGMRFENKKLAFIIPLLAMFLSDVMLQLISGTGFHNTMIFVYGSFALISVIGIQMRNTTKAGNIIALSLLSSILFFAITNFGVWAQTGFLAGSAGLLTTYVSGIPFFGRTVCGDLFFNAVLFGSFFYAQLKFPILSKVKA
- a CDS encoding fatty acid desaturase; this encodes MNMLTAKELIKATKEFTNESKFKSWLYTLSTILFLAASVTLTFAHLNIFIRIALSILSGLLIGRTFVIYHDFQHGTILRKSKTAKLFMEVVGMYILAPPSIWKRSHNYHHKHNSKLFSASVGSYPIMTKERYLNSTKLQRLSYLASRHPITIALGYLTVFFYGMCVSSFISSPKRHYDSLITIILHFTAAFLLVWFFGWLTFLLVMILPFTIAFALGSYLFYAQHNFPGVMFKQNAKWTYENAALASSSYMKMSRIMNWFTANIGYHHIHHINAKIPFYRLPEAMKKVPELQHPKTTSLKIKDIIACFRLKIWDTETEKMIGLKEIKAT
- the murQ gene encoding N-acetylmuramic acid 6-phosphate etherase — encoded protein: MKTTEDSSPYQSLEKMPVRELLINMNKEDKTVPDAIQKAIPQIEKLISQALKKMKKGGRLFYIGSGTSGRLGIVDASECPPTYGVAQGVVVGIIAGGDSAIRKAVEFAEDDETQGWKDLLKHKITENDTVIGITASGSTPYVVGVLKKCTEKKILTACITCNKKSVVAKLADCPIEVIVGPEFVTGSTRMKSGTAQKLVLNMISTSLMIQLGHVKGNRMVDMQLSNNKLIDRGTKMIAEALSVSYEKANALLLKHGSVRKAVDFVQKKSLKN
- the ung gene encoding uracil-DNA glycosylase gives rise to the protein MNEKTEPEIEKSWKAILADEFNANYFKELKLFLMEEKKKHRIFPPGKLIFSAFNRTPFEKVKVVIIGQDPYHGYGQANGLCFSVSNGIKQPPSLVNIFKELVADINIPFPKTGNLEPWADQGILLLNATLTVRENEAGAHQKRGWEHFTDTAIGELSARKKGLIFLLWGKYAQAKEELIDTTKHHVLKAAHPSPFSAYNGFFGCKHFSKTNQLLTTNGLKPIEWQVD
- a CDS encoding POTRA domain-containing protein, encoding MKLFFKITILSLLCLKGFQAEAQKNLKPETSKNYFLEVHSDNQIVSKIKFQKAFLNTDDRKKEIGTILFRLYDEAYLAASLDSMVQDSNRLTAYITTGELYKWAKLGKGNVSEAILSQIGFREKIYSNKALYFKDIVKIQEKILAYAENNGFPFASVKLDSIDINNNSLSAKLNLTKNKLIHIDSIIVKGNAKISTRYLYNYLNIRPGDVYNELVVKKISARLRELAFVSETKPLKIIFSDKDTKIYLFLTAKKASKFDGIIGFLPDPNTGKLILTGDVQLNLQNAIGKGEQIDLNWQRLRAATQNLITQLSYPFLFSTPFGVSYGLKLYKQDSTYLQVDQNFALQYLLTGGDYFKVFVENKSSTLLSTSGLEFQTVLPPYADNTAYLYGIGYKTERLDYRLNPRRGFALNADIAAGSKTIKINPNLNPIVYQDLKLSSNQYNADLTAVFFQPVGVRSAIQYGLQAAYLYGSSLFQSDLFRIGGLHALRGFDEQSIYASSYAIATIEYHYLLEQNSYLYGFFDQAYYQNQSINHNIWDTPFGFGGGISFETKAGIFSISYALGKQFNNPIDIRSGKIHFGIISYF
- a CDS encoding cation diffusion facilitator family transporter; protein product: MEHHDHSHEHHDHSHHGHGHHHAHPANITKLFLIGIFLNASFVVIEIIAGFISNSLALLTDAGHNFGDVAGLIMVVVAEKLSKRKPNSKYTYGYGKTTVLVALANASLLLIGVGAIAWEAISRIHAPHTVEGKLISMVAFAGILVNGATALLFLRDKDSDLNIKGAYLHMASDAIVSLGVVISGILIIYTGYEWVDTAMSLVICILIVWSTYGLLKDSLRLSLDGVPDEINSEKIRQFLLNLHEVSDIHDLHIWALSTKENALTAHLVIKEKVSDQFLLNVRKELTHHFHISHTTIQLEAYDSTFICEQKC
- a CDS encoding glycosyltransferase family 4 protein, yielding MKILILTQYFPPEVGAPQNRLFELAVRLQKLGAEISVLTAMPNYPQMQIYKAYQGKKYFFEEMNGLKIHRSWIYVSSSKSIVPRLMNYFSFVFSSMWIGCFKLEKFDFVLCESPPLFLGITAYVLKKIKRSKLIFNVSDLWPESAEKLGLVKNKFLLSLSSKLEEFMYRKSELISGQTQGIVKNISDRFPEKKIFWLPNGVDLSFYKYDEIDAEKWRQKNNFSNTDFILLYAGIIGHAQGLEVILKAAEKLKLHPKIKFILLGSGPEKINLEQLKNQLQLENVFFFDVVAKTEMPEIIATSDVSIIPLKKLDLFKGAIPSKIFENLAMKKAILLGVEGEAKELFIDEGKCGLAFIPEDSADLANKILELYNHPISLKTFGENGYNYVQKKFTRDKIATDFWNFINLNQ
- a CDS encoding O-antigen ligase family protein, whose product is MIEQRMFWHKRIHYFLVLLIACALSSVLITPVFIVLLCINWVAEGNFKKKFSDNKNKSIAFLFCSLLFVYMIGLLHTTNMQAGWFDIQVKCSLFIFPLLLASSTFTKKERETILLSFIIGCFIAVLICLTNAVYRYFVFSENNFFYESFSNIIHLHPSYFSMFLNTANAFLLLYSLKNQTVLSKSKKVLIAFIVLFFAIIIALLSSKMGIITLILLVFLYFIFYIIQHKKIIFGLAGIGILILLFFTMLKFVPEIKGRIYGLVSVVSDKNSITNSDSESTGVRILVWGATKDVIKEHFWTGAGTGDVKAVLMEKYKQKGLTGAYEHQLNSHNQYLQTFATLGIFGFLILLANFFIPIYIGIKRNKKMYLIFLMIIMLNFLSESMLERQAGVMFYAFFNSFLFFNFETE